A window of the Cannabis sativa cultivar Pink pepper isolate KNU-18-1 chromosome X, ASM2916894v1, whole genome shotgun sequence genome harbors these coding sequences:
- the LOC115695212 gene encoding uncharacterized protein LOC115695212 has protein sequence MPHLPEFRPDVDMVKVKFQKGLVFQSGSQFKDVVREYAIQNGKDIFFKKNEPTRVRAKCGGVNCPWELYASKIDDTPTFVVKTFNETHQCPRINANRFATGKWLGKKYLDEFKMHDKWGISSFQLKVGKDHTLKISRDKAYRARTFASKTIEGSYEEQYNVLWDYAEEIKWTNKGSTVEILTDKTEDGKPRFKRMYICYGGLKQGFNEGCRPVVGLDGCHTKGVHPGQLLTAVGIDGNNQMYPVAFAVVEIENKDTWSWFVNLLRDDLKIENSLHWSFITDKQKGLEQALKGLWGDGIPEAEHRHCVRHLEKNFIKVFKDKTLKNLLWKAAKSDTVRRFEAVMEEIKVLDEEAFKWLMAAGPHHWSRAL, from the coding sequence ATGCCCCATTTACCTGAGTTCAGACCTGATGTTGACATGGTGAAAGTGAAGTTTCAGAAAGGATTGGTATTTCAATCAGGGTCACAATTCAAAGATGTTGTGAGAGAGTATGCTATTCAAAATGGGAAGGACATCTTCTTCAAGAAGAATGAGCCAACTCGGGTTAGGGCTAAATGTGGTGGTGTTAATTGTCCATGGGAGCTGTATGCATCTAAAATAGATGATACGCCAACATTTGTAGTGAAAACCTTCAATGAAACACACCAATGCCCAAGAATCAACGCAAACAGATTTGCCACAGGAAAATGGCTTGGTAAGAAGTACTTAGATGAGTTCAAAATGCATGACAAGTGGGGCATTTCTTCATTCCAACTAAAAGTGGGTAAAGATCACACATTGAAAATATCAAGAGATAAAGCATACCGAGCTAGGACGTTTGCAAGTAAGACTATAGAAGGGAGTTATGAAGAACAATATAATGTTCTCTGGGATTATGCCGAGGAGATCAAGTGGACTAACAAGGGTTCAACAGTTGAAATCCTAACTGACAAAACAGAAGATGGCAAGCCTCGGTTCAAGAGGATGTACATATGTTATGGTGGATTGAAACAGGGGTTCAATGAAGGATGTAGGCCAGTAGTTGGGTTGGATGGTTGCCATACAAAAGGGGTACATCCAGGACAATTATTGACAGCAGTTGGGATTGATGGAAATAACCAAATGTACCCTGTTGCTTTTGCTGTAGTAGAGATAGAAAATAAGGACACTTGGTCATGGTTTGTCAACCTTTTGAGGgatgatttgaaaattgaaaactcACTGCATTGGAGCTTTATCACAGATAAACAGAAAGGGTTAGAGCAAGCATTGAAGGGTTTGTGGGGAGATGGAATACCAGAGGCAGAGCACAGACATTGTGTTAGACATCTTGAGAAGAATTTCATCAAGGTGTTCAAAGACAAAACCTTGAAGAATCTGCTATGGAAAGCTGCCAAAAGTGATACTGTGAGAAGATTTGAAGCAGTGATGGAGGAGATTAAAGTGTTGGATGAGGAAGCCTTCAAATGGTTAATGGCAGCAGGGCCACACCATTGGAGTCGAGcactgtaa
- the LOC115697785 gene encoding signal peptide peptidase — protein MKNVERVANLALAGLTLAPLVVKVDPNLNVVLTACLTVFVGCYRSVKPTPPTETMSNEHAMRFPFVGSAMLLSLFLLFKFLSKDLVNAVLTSYFFVLGIIALSATLLPAIKRYLPKHWNEDLIVWRFPYFRSLEIEFTRSQVVAAIPGTFFCAWYASQKHWLANNILGLAFCIQGIEMLSLGSFKTGAILLAGLFVYDIFWVFFTPVMVSVAKSFDAPIKLLFPTGDSTRPFSMLGLGDIVIPGIFVALALRFDVSRGKQGQYFRSAFLGYTFGVVLTIVVMNWFQAAQPALLYIVPAVIGFLAAHVIFNGEIKPLLEFDESKASQEDEDDKVSSKKEE, from the exons ATGAAGAACGTTGAGCGTGTAGCGAATTTGGCTTTAGCAG GTTTAACATTAGCACCCCTTGTTGTGAAGGTAGATCCTAATTTAAATGTTGTTTTAACTGCCTGCCTCACTGTTTTTGTGGGCTGCTATCGATCGGTGAAGCCAACGCCGCCTACT GAGACAATGTCAAATGAACATGCCATGCGCTTCCCTTTTGTTGGGAGTGCGATGCTGCTATCGCTATTTTTACTCTTTAAGTTCTTATCCAAAGACTTGGTTAACGCTGTATTGACAAGCTACTTCTTTGTTCTTGGGATCATTGCTCTCTC GGCAACATTGTTACCTGCTATCAAACGTTATTTACCTAAGCATTGGAATGAGGACCTTATAGTATGGCGCTTTCCATATTTCCGCT CTTTGGAGATTGAGTTCACAAGATCTCAGGTTGTTGCTGCAATCCCCGGAACCTTTTTCTGTGCATGGTATGCTTCACAGAAGCATTGGCTTGCTAATAATATATTAGGCTTGGCCTTCTGCATTCAG GGAATTGAAATGCTTTCTCTAGGGTCTTTCAAGACTGGTGCCATCCTCTTG GCTGGACTTTTTGTGTATGATATTTTCTGGGTTTTCTTCACCCCAGTTATGGTTAGCGTTGCGAAGTCTTTCGATGCTCCTATAAAG CTTTTGTTTCCTACAGGGGATTCTACACGCCCATTTTCTATGCTTGGACTTGGTGACATAGTGATCCCTG GTATTTTTGTAGCCCTGGCTTTGCGATTTGATGTTTCTAGAGGGAAACAAGGCCAGTATTTTAGGAGTGCGTTTTTGGGTTACACATTTGGCGTGGTTCTTACCATTGTAGTAATGAACTGGTTTCAGGCTGCACAG CCTGCGCTGTTATATATTGTCCCAGCTGTTATTGGTTTTCTGGCCGCACATGTTATATTTAATGGCGAAATCAAACCG TTGTTGGAATTTGACGAGTCAAAAGCCTCTCAAGAAGATGAAGATGACAAAGTTAGCAGCAAGAAGGAGGAATAG